The Hemicordylus capensis ecotype Gifberg chromosome 6, rHemCap1.1.pri, whole genome shotgun sequence genome window below encodes:
- the CNP gene encoding 2',3'-cyclic-nucleotide 3'-phosphodiesterase, with protein sequence MNKGFARKSHTFLPKIFKKMSSQPKERPESLQFPFLDDEETITTVRESKTFFILRGLPGSGKSTLAQAIQDKYKDACRVISADIYKISPAIRSAIPEDYGKMDEDISDYCKRDISVVVMDDTHHERERLEQLFDIADKYRYKVILVEPKTPWKMDCLQLKDKNQWKLSADELKKLKPSLEKDFLPLYYGWFLSKKSSENLRKTGQAFLDELASVKAFKKESNKHFGQASEDPKMKFDLTGFFVKRPPGVLHCTTKFTDFGKAPGSDDYAQQEVVKSSYGKAFFLTISALFITPRTAGARVELSEQQMLLWPSDVDVIQPGGTLPKGSRAHVTLGCASGIEAVQTGIDLLEFVKLEKAGNKGEEVGEIGGGKLLSYGNGMWMLLLSKKIEVRAIFSGYYGKGKLVPTQGSHKRGSPFNACIII encoded by the exons AACAAAGGCTTCGCCCGGAAGAGCCACACATTCCTGCCTAagatatttaagaaaatgtcttcccAGCCGAAGGAGCGTCCTGAAAGCTTGCAGTTCCCCTTCCTGGATGATGAAGAAACTATCACCACAGTCCGGGAATCGAAAACTTTTTTTATCCTCCGGGGTCTGCCAGGTAGCGGCAAGTCCACCTTGGCACAAGCCATCCAAGACAAGTATAAAGATGCTTGCAGAGTCATCTCTGCTGACATCTACAAAATCTCACCAGCTATCAGGAGTGCAATTCCTGAAGACTACGGCAAGATGGATGAGGATATAAGCGACTATTGTAAGCGTGACATCAGCGTGGTTGTGATGGACGACACCCACCATGAACGGGAGCGGCTAGAGCAGCTCTTCGACATTGCTGATAAGTATCGCTACAAAGTCATTCTTGTAGAGCCCAAAACGCCATGGAAAATGGATTGCTTGCAGCTTAAGGACAAGAATCAGTGGAAACTTTCAGCAGACGAGCTGAAGAAGCTGAAGCCCAGCTTAGAAAAGGACTTCCTTCCCTTGTATTATGGATGGTTTTTGAGCAAAAAGAGCTCTGAGAACTTGCGGAAGACCGGGCAGGCGTTTTTGGATGAGCTTGCCAGCGTCAAAGCCTTCAAAAAGGAGTCCAATAAGCACT TTGGGCAAGCCAGCGAAGACCCCAAAATGAAATTTGACTTGACTGGCTTCTTTGTGAAAAGGCCACCAGGGGTCTTGCACTGTACAACAAAATTCACGGACTTTGGGAAGGCCCCAGGCTCAGATGACTATGCACAGCAGGAG GTTGTGAAGTCCTCTTATGGGAAGGCTTTCTTCCTGACCATCTCCGCTCTTTTCATCACACCAAGAACCGCTGGTGCTCGTGTGGAACTGAGTGAGCAACAGATGCTTCTGTGGCCAAGTGATGTGGATGTGATCCAGCCAGGAGGCACCCTCCCAAAAGGCAGCCGGGCTCACGTCACTCTGGGCTGCGCCAGTGGGATAGAAGCTGTCCAAACTGGCATTGACCTCCTTGAATTTGTCAAACTGGAAAAGGCAGGGAACAAAGGCGAGGAAGTTGGGGAGATCGGTGGCGGGAAGCTTTTGTCCTATGGGAATGGCATGTGGATGCTTCTGCTCTCCAAAAAGATTGAGGTGAGGGCCATCTTCAGTGGGTACTATGGAAAGGGGAAACTAGTGCCAACTCAAGGTAGCCATAAGCGGGGATCACCATTTAATGCCTGCATCATCATCTAA